One segment of Neoarius graeffei isolate fNeoGra1 chromosome 20, fNeoGra1.pri, whole genome shotgun sequence DNA contains the following:
- the hmox2b gene encoding heme oxygenase 2, whose amino-acid sequence MSGVKTEDSANRLSMLNGGGLVYEDKDDDDSCRPEDLSELLAAGTKEVHEQAENTQFVKDFLHGCIRKELFKLGAVALYYTYSAMEEEIEKNKDHPQFAPLYFPNELHRHEALARDLEYFYGEDWQDQISCSPATQRYVERIHEIGSEDPALLVAHAYTRYMGDLSGGQVLKKVAQRALKLPPTGEGVFFYQFDSIHSNKAFKQLYRSRMNELELDTITKDRIVQEAVRAFQFNMEVFQELEEIGKTIDEDVLDGGPIHGHMQGDISKCPYYAAKMAASGGSAYAYQMAAAFLRNPTGQVLLAAWIAALAGVVAWYLI is encoded by the exons ATGTCTGGAGTCAAGACAGAAGATTCAGCCAATAGACTGAGCATGTTGAATGGTGGAGGACTCGTATACGAGGATAAAGATGATGATGACAGTTGCAG ACCTGAAGACCTCTCTGAGCTGCTGGCTGCAGGAACAAAAGAAGTTCATGAGCAAGCTGAAAACACACAGTTTGTTAAAGACTTCCTTCATGGATGCATACGCAAGGAGCTCTTTAAG CTCGGAGCTGTGGCACTCTACTACACCTATTCGGCCATGGAGGAAGAGATTGAGAAAAACAAGGATCACCCCCAATTTGCACCTCTTTACTTCCCCAACGAGCTTCACCGGCATGAGGCCTTGGCTCGGGATCTCGAGTACTTCTATGGCGAGGACTGGCAAGATCAGATCAGCTGCTCTCCCGCTACTCAGCGCTACGTAGAGCGTATTCATGAAATCGGTAGTGAAGACCCTGCGTTGCTGGTGGCTCACGCGTACACACGCTATATGGGCGATCTCTCAGGGGGCCAGGTGTTGAAGAAAGTGGCCCAGCGTGCCCTCAAGCTGCCCCCGACAGGAGAAGGAGTCTTTTTCTATCAGTTTGACAGCATCCACAGCAACAAAGCGTTCAAGCAGCTGTACCGCAGCCGAATGAATGAGCTGGAGCTCGACACCATCACCAAGGACAGGATTGTTCAGGAGGCTGTGCgggcttttcagtttaacatgGAG GTTTTCCAAGAACTGGAAGAAATAGGGAAGACGATTGACGAAGATGTTCTGGATGGAGGTCCCATCCATGGTCACATGCAAGGAGACATCAGCAAATGTCCTTACTATGCTGCCAAAATGG cTGCCAGTGGAGGATCTGCATATGCTTATCAAATGGCTGCAGCATTCCTGAGAAACCCCACAGGCCAAGTGCTGCTTGCTGCATGGATCGCTGCTCTTGCCGGAGTGGTTGCCTGGTACCTCATATGA